In Streptomyces hawaiiensis, one genomic interval encodes:
- the mtnA gene encoding S-methyl-5-thioribose-1-phosphate isomerase codes for MADQYAHSGDDKRPTEIPAIRWEEPPEGPVLVLLNQTRLPAEEVELVCTDAPALVEAIRSLAVRGAPLLGIAGAYGVALAAVRGFDVEEAAAALAGARPTAVNLAVGVRRAQSAHEVALAKGGDVRQAAAAALAAARQLHREDAEASGRMAEHGLALLDELLPGGGHRILTHCNTGSLVSGGEGTAFAVALAAHRTGRLRRLWVDETRPLLQGARLTAYEAARSGMAYTLLTDNAAGSLFAAGEVDAVLIGADRITADGSVANKVGSYPLAVLARYHHVPFIVVAPVTTVDLDTADGASIEVEQRPGHEVTEVTAPQVPVVGAEAGGGIPVAPLGTQAYNPAFDVTPSELVTAIVTEEGVVSPVTAEALAEVCARGRRVAAG; via the coding sequence ATGGCTGATCAGTACGCGCACAGCGGCGATGACAAGCGGCCGACCGAGATCCCGGCGATCCGCTGGGAAGAGCCACCGGAAGGCCCCGTTCTGGTCCTGCTGAACCAGACGAGGCTGCCGGCCGAGGAGGTCGAACTGGTCTGTACGGACGCGCCCGCGCTGGTGGAGGCGATCCGCTCGCTGGCCGTGCGCGGAGCACCGCTGCTCGGCATCGCGGGGGCGTACGGTGTCGCGCTCGCCGCCGTGCGGGGTTTCGACGTGGAGGAGGCCGCGGCCGCGCTGGCGGGCGCCCGGCCGACCGCGGTGAACCTGGCCGTGGGTGTGCGCCGGGCCCAGTCGGCCCACGAGGTGGCGCTCGCCAAGGGCGGTGACGTCAGGCAGGCGGCCGCGGCGGCGCTGGCCGCGGCGCGGCAGCTGCACCGGGAGGACGCCGAGGCCAGTGGGCGGATGGCCGAGCACGGTCTGGCGCTGCTGGACGAGCTGCTGCCCGGCGGCGGGCACCGGATCCTCACCCACTGCAACACCGGTTCGCTGGTGTCGGGCGGGGAGGGCACGGCGTTCGCGGTGGCGCTCGCGGCGCACCGGACGGGGCGGCTGCGGCGGCTGTGGGTGGACGAGACGCGGCCGTTGCTGCAGGGCGCGCGCCTGACGGCGTACGAGGCGGCTCGCAGCGGGATGGCGTACACGCTGCTCACCGACAACGCGGCGGGGTCCCTGTTCGCCGCGGGGGAGGTGGACGCGGTGCTGATCGGGGCGGACCGCATCACGGCGGACGGTTCGGTGGCGAACAAGGTCGGGAGCTATCCGCTGGCGGTGCTGGCGCGGTACCACCATGTGCCGTTCATCGTGGTGGCGCCGGTGACGACGGTGGATCTGGACACGGCGGACGGGGCGTCCATCGAGGTGGAGCAGCGTCCCGGGCATGAGGTGACCGAGGTGACGGCGCCGCAGGTGCCGGTGGTCGGTGCGGAGGCGGGCGGTGGGATTCCGGTGGCGCCGCTGGGGACGCAGGCGTACAACCCGGCGTTCGACGTGACTCCGTCCGAGCTGGTGACGGCGATCGTCACGGAGGAGGGTGTTGTTTCGCCTGTGACGGCGGAGGCACTCGCAGAGGTGTGTGCGCGTGGGCGCCGGGTGGCGGCGGGCTGA
- a CDS encoding LpqB family beta-propeller domain-containing protein, which translates to MGADREGRGRRRHARVTAYAACGVLVLAGCASMPDSGDLRGVESTPRQETQVQVFAVPPGEDAPPSEIVQGFLEALTSDDAHYKTARQYLTGEAAKTWRPEASATVLTDGPGAKPEPGGGGEDTGEISYMLTGTKVATVDAQQAYAPATGAYGRSVHLSQDDKRQWRIDALPQGVVMGESDFQRNYMSVSKYYFASNTAAAGSRSQPTVVADPVYVRRRVEPMTQMVNSLLNGPTRWLGPVVRSSFPTGTALAKDAGALTPDDRSKLTVPLNDKAAGIGTNRCQEMAAQLLFTLRNLSPAVDEVELRADGAELCSLTQTGADSAASRSSARPPGYLYFVDGKHRLVRISAGSSDIEPDPVPGALGDGDTALRSVAVSRDERTAAGVGLDGRSLYVGSLVSGGSLGEPVLRSQGKAEKDRLTTPSWDADDGLWVADRDPDHPRLLLFEEGKGDPVEVRTPHLDGRIQSVRVAADGVRIALVVQKGDKKTLLIGLIERDEKPGEKPAVRVVELRSAAPELEEITTMSWAGDSRLVVVGREHGGVEQMRYVQVDGSTPDVPAPAGLTGVKEVTAAEDDQLPLVAYSVDGIVRLPSGEQWQKVTEGTAPVYPG; encoded by the coding sequence GTGGGCGCTGACCGCGAGGGGCGCGGCCGGCGCAGGCACGCGCGCGTGACGGCGTACGCCGCCTGTGGCGTTCTGGTGCTGGCGGGGTGTGCCTCGATGCCGGACAGCGGGGATCTGCGCGGTGTGGAGTCCACACCGCGCCAGGAGACCCAGGTGCAGGTGTTCGCCGTGCCGCCGGGGGAGGACGCGCCGCCCTCAGAGATCGTGCAGGGTTTCCTGGAGGCACTCACCAGCGACGATGCCCACTACAAGACCGCGCGTCAGTACCTGACCGGCGAAGCCGCGAAGACGTGGCGGCCCGAGGCGTCCGCCACGGTGCTCACGGACGGGCCGGGCGCCAAGCCCGAGCCGGGCGGCGGCGGGGAGGACACCGGCGAGATCTCGTACATGCTGACCGGCACCAAGGTCGCCACCGTCGACGCGCAGCAGGCGTACGCGCCGGCGACGGGGGCGTACGGCAGGAGCGTGCACCTGTCGCAGGACGACAAGCGGCAGTGGCGGATCGACGCGCTGCCGCAGGGCGTCGTCATGGGCGAGTCGGACTTCCAGCGCAACTACATGTCCGTCAGCAAGTACTACTTCGCCTCGAACACCGCCGCGGCCGGATCGAGGTCGCAGCCCACGGTGGTCGCCGACCCCGTCTACGTGCGCCGGCGCGTGGAGCCCATGACGCAGATGGTGAACTCCCTGCTCAACGGGCCCACGCGGTGGCTCGGACCCGTGGTCAGGTCGAGCTTCCCCACCGGTACGGCGCTGGCCAAGGACGCCGGAGCGCTGACGCCCGACGACCGGAGCAAGCTGACGGTCCCGCTCAACGACAAGGCCGCGGGCATCGGCACCAACCGGTGCCAGGAAATGGCCGCCCAGTTGCTGTTCACGCTGCGGAACCTCAGCCCGGCGGTGGACGAGGTCGAGCTGCGGGCCGACGGGGCGGAGCTGTGCTCGCTCACGCAGACGGGGGCCGATTCGGCGGCCTCCCGGAGCTCGGCGCGGCCGCCCGGCTACCTGTACTTCGTCGACGGCAAGCATCGGCTCGTACGGATCTCCGCGGGCAGCAGTGACATCGAGCCGGACCCGGTGCCGGGGGCGCTCGGTGACGGAGACACGGCGCTGCGGTCGGTGGCGGTGTCGCGTGACGAGCGCACCGCGGCCGGCGTCGGCCTCGACGGCCGGTCGCTGTACGTGGGGTCGCTGGTCTCGGGCGGTTCACTGGGCGAGCCGGTGCTGCGCAGCCAGGGCAAGGCCGAGAAGGACCGGCTGACGACTCCCAGCTGGGACGCGGACGACGGCCTGTGGGTGGCCGACCGTGACCCCGACCATCCCCGGCTGCTCCTCTTCGAGGAGGGCAAGGGCGATCCGGTGGAGGTGCGCACGCCGCACCTGGACGGACGGATCCAGTCCGTGCGGGTCGCCGCCGACGGGGTGCGGATCGCGCTCGTCGTGCAGAAGGGCGACAAGAAGACCCTGCTCATCGGGCTGATCGAGCGGGACGAGAAGCCGGGTGAGAAGCCGGCCGTCAGGGTGGTCGAACTGCGCTCCGCGGCACCGGAGTTGGAGGAGATCACCACCATGTCGTGGGCCGGGGACAGCCGGCTCGTGGTGGTCGGGCGCGAGCACGGGGGCGTCGAGCAGATGCGGTACGTCCAGGTCGACGGCTCCACGCCGGACGTGCCGGCGCCCGCGGGCCTGACCGGCGTCAAGGAGGTCACCGCCGCCGAGGACGACCAGCTGCCGCTGGTGGCGTACTCGGTGGACGGCATCGTCCGTCTGCCGTCGGGCGAGCAGTGGCAGAAGGTGACGGAGGGGACGGCCCCGGTCTATCCGGGGTGA
- the mtrB gene encoding MtrAB system histidine kinase MtrB: MSGDSAASAPGRSGARPERSVGRKRSGSRWGRFLESGLLLQGGVQGSPVIRLFMRWVRRPLLPVMRLWRRNIQLKVVVTTLLMSLGVVLLLGFVVIGQVRNGLLDAKVKASQSQATGGFAVASQRAVEAASGTGDDVATSDGRPAQNVTPWMSDLVSSLSSGGQGAFEVVTLPATDADGAGGRGQRASGEVDWNRSVPADLRERIGSSTTAAQSYTRITYTNATKDSQPGLVIGKQVDDPNGDPYQLYYLFPLTQEEKSLSLVKGTLATAGLFVVVLLGAIAWLVVRQVVTPVRMAAGIAERLSAGRLQERMKVTGEDDIARLGEAFNKMAQNLQLKISQLEDLSRMQRRFVSDVSHELRTPLTTVRMAADVIHEAREDFDPVTARSAELLADQLDRFESLLADLLEISRFDAGAAALEAEPIDLRDVVRRVVSGAEPLAERKDTRIRILGAQQPVVAEADARRVERVLRNLVVNAVEHGEGRDVVVKLAAAGGAVAVAVRDYGVGLKPGEATRVFSRFWRADPARARTTGGTGLGLSIALEDARLHGGWLQAWGEPGGGSQFRLTLPRTADEPLRGSPIPLEPKDSRRNRGLDDAGLPCGGGDGEKRATVPAQPVSGPVPQGAKRDPIPPRVAPTADPTALPGNGSRVVPRPASGTRRQDESVGAEEPAPGGGVSGPEGTGRDEGADGRAGRDQVVNGPRDEDNGSAGPGSRESEFGDVDRQGEASRGR; this comes from the coding sequence ATGTCCGGCGACAGTGCCGCTTCGGCGCCCGGACGGTCCGGGGCCCGCCCGGAGCGGTCTGTCGGACGGAAGAGGTCCGGCTCCCGCTGGGGGCGGTTCCTGGAGAGCGGGCTGCTGCTCCAGGGCGGAGTCCAGGGCAGCCCGGTCATCCGCCTGTTCATGCGGTGGGTGCGCCGGCCGTTGCTGCCCGTCATGCGGTTGTGGCGGCGCAACATCCAGCTCAAGGTCGTCGTCACGACGTTGCTGATGTCGCTGGGCGTGGTGCTGCTGCTGGGCTTCGTCGTCATCGGGCAGGTGCGCAACGGTCTGCTGGACGCCAAGGTGAAGGCGTCCCAGAGCCAGGCCACGGGCGGGTTCGCGGTGGCCAGTCAGCGGGCCGTCGAAGCGGCGAGTGGCACCGGCGACGACGTCGCCACATCGGACGGGCGTCCCGCGCAGAATGTCACCCCGTGGATGAGCGACCTCGTCTCCTCGCTGTCCAGCGGCGGCCAGGGCGCCTTCGAAGTGGTGACGCTCCCGGCCACCGACGCGGACGGCGCGGGCGGCCGCGGACAGCGTGCCTCCGGCGAGGTGGACTGGAACAGGAGCGTGCCCGCTGACCTGCGCGAGCGGATCGGCAGCAGTACGACGGCCGCGCAGAGCTACACCCGCATCACCTACACCAACGCGACCAAGGACTCCCAACCCGGCCTGGTCATCGGCAAGCAGGTCGACGACCCCAACGGCGACCCGTACCAGCTCTACTACCTCTTCCCGCTCACCCAGGAGGAGAAGTCGCTGAGCCTGGTCAAGGGCACGCTGGCGACGGCCGGGCTGTTCGTCGTCGTCCTGCTCGGGGCCATCGCCTGGCTCGTTGTGCGGCAGGTCGTCACGCCGGTGCGGATGGCGGCGGGGATCGCCGAGCGGCTGTCGGCCGGGCGGCTTCAGGAGCGTATGAAGGTCACCGGCGAGGACGACATCGCGCGGCTCGGGGAGGCCTTCAACAAGATGGCGCAGAACCTCCAGTTGAAGATCAGCCAGCTGGAGGACCTGTCGCGGATGCAGCGCCGGTTCGTGTCGGACGTGTCGCACGAGCTGCGTACGCCGCTGACGACCGTCCGGATGGCCGCGGACGTCATCCACGAGGCGCGTGAGGACTTCGACCCGGTGACCGCGCGGTCGGCGGAGCTGCTCGCCGACCAGCTGGACCGGTTCGAGTCACTGCTCGCCGACCTGCTGGAGATCAGCCGGTTCGACGCGGGCGCCGCGGCGCTGGAGGCGGAGCCGATAGACCTCAGGGACGTCGTACGGCGGGTGGTCAGCGGGGCCGAGCCGCTCGCGGAGCGCAAGGACACGCGGATCCGGATCCTGGGCGCCCAGCAGCCCGTCGTCGCCGAGGCCGACGCCCGGCGCGTGGAGCGCGTGCTGCGCAACCTCGTCGTCAACGCCGTCGAGCACGGCGAGGGCAGGGACGTCGTCGTCAAGCTCGCCGCGGCCGGCGGTGCCGTCGCCGTCGCGGTGCGGGACTACGGTGTCGGGCTCAAGCCGGGCGAGGCGACCCGTGTGTTCAGCCGCTTCTGGCGGGCCGACCCGGCACGCGCGCGTACCACGGGGGGTACGGGCCTGGGGTTGTCCATCGCCCTGGAGGACGCGCGGCTGCACGGCGGCTGGCTGCAGGCGTGGGGCGAGCCGGGCGGCGGTTCGCAGTTCCGGCTGACGCTGCCCAGGACCGCCGACGAGCCTCTGAGGGGCTCCCCGATACCGCTGGAGCCCAAGGACTCACGGCGCAACCGGGGGCTCGACGACGCCGGTCTGCCGTGCGGCGGCGGGGACGGCGAGAAGCGGGCGACCGTGCCGGCGCAGCCGGTGAGCGGGCCGGTGCCTCAGGGGGCCAAGCGGGATCCGATACCCCCGCGTGTCGCCCCTACGGCGGATCCGACGGCGCTGCCCGGAAACGGTTCGCGAGTGGTCCCCAGGCCTGCCTCGGGCACGCGGCGGCAGGACGAATCGGTGGGGGCGGAGGAGCCGGCTCCCGGCGGGGGCGTGAGCGGCCCGGAGGGAACAGGGCGCGACGAGGGTGCCGACGGCCGGGCCGGACGGGATCAGGTCGTGAACGGGCCGCGGGACGAGGACAACGGCTCCGCCGGCCCGGGTAGCCGGGAAAGCGAGTTCGGGGACGTGGACAGGCAAGGGGAGGCATCTCGTGGGCGCTGA
- the hpf gene encoding ribosome hibernation-promoting factor, HPF/YfiA family has translation MDIVVKGRKTEVPERFRKHVAEKLKLEKIQKLDGKVISLDVEVSKEPNPRQADRCDRVEITLRSRGPVIRAEAAASDPYAALDLAAEKLEARLRRQHDKRYSRRGARRIPAAEVADHVPGVATLNGNGLVPAPEEEPEAVPTKKIGSLEVQGDGPIVVREKTHVAAPMTLDQALYEMELVGHDFYLFVDSETKEPSVVYRRHAYDYGVIHLSTDTMVTQAHAPDAGGALGG, from the coding sequence GTGGACATCGTCGTCAAGGGCCGCAAGACCGAGGTGCCCGAGCGGTTCCGGAAGCACGTGGCCGAGAAGCTGAAGCTGGAGAAGATCCAGAAGCTCGATGGCAAGGTGATCAGCCTCGACGTCGAGGTGTCCAAGGAGCCCAACCCCCGGCAGGCCGACCGCTGTGACCGAGTGGAGATCACGCTCCGCTCCCGCGGTCCGGTGATCCGGGCTGAGGCAGCGGCGAGCGATCCGTACGCGGCGCTCGACCTGGCGGCGGAAAAGCTGGAAGCCCGGCTGCGCAGGCAACACGACAAGCGGTACTCGCGCCGTGGAGCGCGCCGGATCCCGGCCGCCGAGGTCGCCGACCACGTCCCGGGCGTGGCGACGCTCAACGGAAACGGTCTGGTGCCGGCTCCCGAGGAGGAGCCCGAGGCCGTACCCACGAAGAAGATCGGCTCGCTGGAAGTGCAGGGTGACGGCCCCATCGTCGTCCGCGAGAAGACCCACGTCGCAGCCCCCATGACCCTCGACCAGGCTCTCTACGAGATGGAGCTGGTCGGGCACGACTTCTACCTGTTCGTCGACTCCGAGACCAAGGAACCGAGTGTCGTCTACCGACGGCACGCCTACGACTACGGCGTGATCCACCTCAGTACGGACACGATGGTCACGCAGGCGCACGCCCCCGACGCGGGCGGTGCGCTCGGCGGCTGA
- a CDS encoding response regulator codes for MADSFGPMRDADDGVVGMGPDSGTPRKEPIRVLVVDDHALFRRGLEIVLAAEEDIQVVGEAGDGAEAVEKAADLLPDIVLMDVRMPKRGGIEACTSIKEVAPSAKIIMLTISDEEADLYDAIKAGATGYLLKEISTDEVATAIRAVADGQSQISPSMASKLLTEFKSMIQRTDERRLVPAPRLTDRELEVLKLVATGMNNRDIAKELFISENTVKNHVRNILEKLQLHSRMEAVVYAMREKILEIR; via the coding sequence ATGGCGGACAGCTTCGGACCGATGCGTGATGCCGACGACGGCGTCGTCGGCATGGGCCCGGACTCGGGAACTCCACGCAAGGAACCGATCAGAGTCCTTGTGGTGGACGACCACGCCTTGTTCCGTCGTGGCCTGGAGATCGTGCTCGCGGCCGAGGAGGACATCCAGGTCGTAGGGGAGGCGGGCGACGGCGCAGAGGCCGTCGAGAAGGCCGCCGACCTGCTGCCCGACATCGTCCTGATGGACGTGCGGATGCCCAAGCGTGGCGGAATCGAGGCGTGCACCTCCATCAAGGAGGTGGCACCCAGCGCCAAGATCATCATGCTGACGATCAGTGACGAGGAAGCCGATCTCTACGACGCCATCAAGGCGGGCGCGACCGGCTATCTCCTCAAGGAGATCTCCACGGACGAGGTGGCCACCGCCATTCGCGCGGTGGCCGACGGGCAGTCGCAGATCAGCCCGTCGATGGCGTCGAAGCTCCTCACCGAGTTCAAGTCGATGATCCAGCGCACGGACGAACGCCGGCTGGTGCCCGCGCCGCGCCTGACCGACCGCGAACTGGAAGTCCTCAAGCTCGTCGCGACGGGAATGAACAACCGTGACATCGCCAAGGAGTTGTTCATCTCCGAGAACACCGTGAAGAACCACGTCCGCAACATCCTGGAGAAGCTCCAGCTGCACTCCAGGATGGAAGCGGTGGTGTACGCGATGCGGGAGAAGATCCTCGAGATCCGCTAG
- the mtrA gene encoding two-component system response regulator MtrA: MMSFMKGRVLVVDDDTALAEMLGIVLRGEGFEPSFVADGDKALAAFREAKPDLVLLDLMLPGRDGIEVCRLIRAESGVPIVMLTAKSDTVDVVVGLESGADDYIVKPFKPKELVARIRARLRRSEEPAPEQLAIGDLVIDVAGHSVKRDGQSIALTPLEFDLLVALARKPWQVFTREVLLEQVWGYRHAADTRLVNVHVQRLRSKVEKDPEKPEIVVTVRGVGYKAGPS, translated from the coding sequence ATGATGTCGTTTATGAAGGGACGAGTCCTTGTCGTCGACGACGACACCGCACTGGCCGAGATGCTCGGGATTGTGCTGCGTGGTGAGGGTTTCGAGCCGTCGTTCGTGGCCGACGGTGACAAGGCGCTGGCCGCGTTCCGTGAGGCCAAGCCCGATCTGGTGCTGCTCGACCTGATGCTGCCCGGCCGGGACGGCATCGAGGTGTGCCGCCTGATCAGGGCGGAGTCGGGTGTGCCGATCGTGATGCTGACCGCGAAGAGCGACACGGTCGACGTGGTTGTGGGCCTGGAGTCGGGCGCGGACGACTACATCGTGAAGCCGTTCAAGCCGAAGGAGCTGGTGGCCCGGATCCGGGCGCGGCTCAGGCGGTCGGAGGAGCCCGCTCCGGAGCAGCTCGCCATCGGTGACCTGGTCATCGACGTGGCCGGGCACTCGGTGAAGCGGGACGGGCAGTCGATCGCGCTGACGCCGCTGGAGTTCGACCTGCTGGTCGCGCTCGCGCGCAAGCCGTGGCAGGTGTTCACGCGCGAGGTGCTGCTGGAGCAGGTCTGGGGCTACCGGCACGCGGCGGACACGCGGCTGGTCAACGTGCATGTGCAGCGGCTGCGCTCCAAGGTCGAGAAGGACCCGGAGAAGCCGGAGATCGTGGTGACCGTCCGTGGTGTCGGGTACAAGGCAGGGCCGAGCTGA
- a CDS encoding ComF family protein → MRGWWQDLTDLVLPGACGGCGMPRTVLCARCRAVLSGGAVHRVRPVPEPPGLPLVHAAARYADEVRATLLAHKERGALALAGPLGVALAGAVRAGLQGAWAPAEAGVAWSRGGGAPVLLVPVPSGRRAVRARGHDPARRIALAAAGELRRRGFPARVVGVLRQRRAVADQSGLNSRQRLDNLAGALAVARGGARLLCGGPVVLVDDVMTTGASLAEAARAVRAVSYGPEILSGATGPIPNAAGTLAVYGGETWESREEQNVGSRRERTGRRPDRQVDAGAVDAGGVVDVVCAAVVAASPDSFEINRN, encoded by the coding sequence ATGCGGGGGTGGTGGCAGGACCTCACCGACCTGGTGCTGCCGGGCGCGTGTGGGGGCTGCGGGATGCCTCGTACGGTGCTGTGCGCGCGGTGCCGTGCGGTGCTGAGCGGAGGCGCGGTGCATCGGGTGCGGCCGGTGCCGGAGCCGCCCGGGCTGCCCTTGGTGCACGCGGCGGCCCGGTACGCGGACGAGGTCCGGGCGACGCTGCTGGCCCACAAGGAGCGGGGTGCCCTGGCGCTCGCCGGACCGCTCGGGGTGGCGCTGGCGGGAGCCGTGCGGGCGGGGCTCCAGGGCGCCTGGGCTCCGGCGGAGGCCGGGGTGGCCTGGTCCCGGGGCGGTGGGGCTCCTGTGCTGCTCGTGCCGGTGCCGTCCGGGCGGCGGGCGGTGCGAGCCCGGGGGCATGATCCGGCGCGGCGGATCGCGCTCGCGGCAGCGGGTGAGTTGCGGCGGAGGGGGTTTCCGGCCCGGGTGGTCGGCGTGCTGCGGCAGCGGCGGGCCGTGGCCGACCAGTCGGGGCTCAACTCCCGGCAGCGACTGGACAATCTCGCGGGCGCGCTGGCGGTGGCTCGCGGAGGTGCCCGGCTGCTCTGCGGGGGGCCGGTCGTCCTCGTCGACGACGTGATGACCACGGGGGCCTCGCTGGCGGAGGCCGCGCGAGCCGTGCGGGCAGTCTCGTACGGGCCGGAGATTTTGTCCGGGGCGACCGGGCCGATTCCGAACGCTGCAGGGACTTTGGCCGTGTACGGGGGAGAGACGTGGGAAAGCAGAGAGGAACAGAACGTCGGATCAAGGCGAGAGAGGACGGGCCGGCGGCCCGACCGGCAAGTGGACGCGGGCGCGGTGGACGCCGGCGGAGTCGTTGACGTGGTGTGCGCGGCAGTCGTCGCGGCATCACCGGACTCTTTCGAAATAAACCGGAACTGA